In the Diospyros lotus cultivar Yz01 chromosome 13, ASM1463336v1, whole genome shotgun sequence genome, TCTCGTCGGTCTCCGACGGAATCGCCTCGAGGTCGGCCAGCTCCGACGACTGTTGCTTCAGCTCCTTCAGACGCTGAACCGCCTTCGCGAGCAGCGAAGCTTTGTCCGTCTGTGGAAATTTTCAACACTGTTTTATCAGAATCCGAGACATGGAAAACGATTCGAAAACCctaatttgagaaaaaaggtCAGTTTCTTTCCCAAACTCAGGACGACTTTTTGATTCATCTATTCTTTTTCTGATTTTCTCGGCCAAGTGGTTTCGGAATATTTCGTTCAAAGGTTCAAAAACAGCTCTGGATCTGAATTGTTCAGAGTCggaatattcaaaagaaaaccACATCGATTACACTTTTGACCGTTTTCAGCCACAGCTTTATCAGATTTTGGATATTATGCGTATCTGTTCCATATACAAACGTACATATATACAAGAAAATTAAtcaaatcttgtgaatattaCAGATTCACGGTCGTCGGACGATCTCCAAATCAAAATTGAGCTCAGGAACAGgaatctagagagagagagagagagggattaAAGTACCTTGGAATTGCAGGAAAGGAGGCTTCGGAGCTTGTTGAGATGCGAATTGATTCTCTCGCGGCGGCGTCGCTCGGCTTCCTTGTGATTCTTGGAGGCCGCGATGGCTCGGGCCTGAGCCGGAGCCTGCGCCTGCGCCAGTCGAATGTCTGTACTTCCTGCCGGCATCTCCTGGCGAGAATAGAAGGGGGAAGTACAAAGGCTGTGGGTGGGCGGGAAATCGTAATTCGCCTGAACGCCGTACATTCCGACGTTGGCGACTCCATTTCCAGCGACAAAGGGGAAGGACTCAGTCGTCTGGAGGCAGGTTTCAGGCTGCATCATAACGTTTTCAGTCAGAGAAGTGTTAGTGGGGAAGTATTTGGAGCAATAGGGTTCTGCTTTGGAGCATGTCGCTTCCGATATGATTGGCATCAAAAGCAAGCTCAAGTAGATACCAAAATCTAAGACATTCACACCGTgcgattttttaaatttattgctttaatttatgtggaaaaaaaaaaaaaagaaaactttttCATGCACGAGATAGATTTATATGTGACGACCTTAATATTATTCCATTTTTGAAAAGCCTATTATTTCACCAAAGAGTACTTAGATTTATTGaaatatagtaattaatttGATCAATATTTTGGTCAAATTAATTAAGTGAAATAGTGTTTGTTTTGATTGAATGATCGTACTTATTTCTTAAAGATCTTTAGCTGTGAAATGTGCATTTCATCATCATTGCCCTGATATTGGAACCAAGATGAATGGTGATCGATGATATAAAGTTAAAGGTCAAGATCTCCATCAAACTACTTTATGCCCCAAGTGGAGTACTCGAACAACATTGGAGGACCCAGACTCCCATCAACATACATAGGGCCTTGGTTTGCATGCATTTACTCGTTTATTTACCTATTCTGTAATTTAGGGGCTAGGTTCTATGTCTTGTCTATTCTTGCTAAGCTTTTCAAATACTTCTTCCTTTAAAAATTGAGATTGTTTACTttcttgattattattattattatttttttaaattatactttttacTTTCTCTAACTTGTCCCATTTGTAAGAGGATTTCCTCTGGTCTAAAATTatcttccaaaatttttataatttatttatttttttgaacacttcatccatttaccttttttttttgtttgttaaaataTCATTTACCGGCATTGGTATGGAAGAAATTTTTAGATTTCTAAAATTCATGATTTCTGATAATActcttgaaaatatttaattttcaagatttatataattttatgtttgattaGTTTTAAACATTCTCAtgaatgttgagtattctttttttgagaattttatatttttatatttagtttaaatacaatatttttaagaatttatgttatttttttaaaattacccttatttaattttttgtttaaaaatgataaattccttcTAGTATGTAAAATATTGGGACTTGCAATCTCTTTagtagataaaaaaatatcttttttttacacattatatatacataatatatatgtttgtataagAGGGCAAGgagtgttttaatttttttatttgttaaaaacttttCCTAGTcgatgaaaattcaaaattttcgaCCCCACAAAAAAatctttttgtaagaaaattgattaaaaataaatcttgagaatgctatttttttaagatttttttttaaaaaattataccaaacataagaatgtagatttttaatataatattttcagGAATCTAAAAATTTTTCCGTACAAAATATCCCCTCAAGACATCCTTTAATAAGAAATATACATCTATTATCTGaccaaataattataatatatttgtgatatataaataattgtGAATACATGTACACAAAGCAATTTCTCATAGGGAGAACATTCTATCATATTAAAGCTGTGAGCTCTCTAATCAATAATTTTACTCCTATTTAAATATCGATCTTTTTCGTAAGTACTTATATTCTATTGTTaaattcaacaaaataaatttaaataatattttcttcttatctAATGTTTTTTACATGGAAATGGAAATAGCAGTTGTTTGGTTTGGTGGGAAGTGTTTGGTGTTAATGTTATAATTCTTAACCCATTAAAAAGTACAATACAATGATTgaaaaagtaacaaaagcaaagcatctaataagaaaataaaaaagaaaaagttaaaaagaaaagaatattaTGGGAGGAGGAGCTTCAATTTGTTTTACCCCTCTACtttacctttctttttttatttttttatgtcacTAATGTATTATTAACAAAACTTTTGGTAAACAATGTTATGACTCATTTACAACTATGCttcaaatgtttttaaaatgaaCATTATTAGTAGATAAACACGTGgattaaaaatattacaatatttatttttaaggttaattatgaaaataatttagtttttttttcataaatttataattttatcacatctttttaattttgtcaattaattgtaaattgattcaattaagtataattttatctaacatgtaaaattgatttaaaaaaaatatgttaatactGACTTGACATGCCAGTGATTTATGAGATTATCTTTCTCTTCATTACTAGAGAAGAAAGAGAGCTTTTAGATTCCATCCATTAATTCTTTTGtgtaatcttaaaatttctcatGAGCTTTCATTCATATCTTTTAGGGTTATTTGATATGTAAGTTTTACTTCATATCTTTTGAGAGCTATTGTAAAGATTATGGCTTAGCCTTATAAAAACCACTGAAATGTTGTAACTGATGCTTATAGAAGTTATTGAAAAGTTATAACTGAGCCTGTTAAAAGTTTAGCGTAAAGGTTATAGCTAAGCCCTTAAAAAGCTACCCTTATAAAGGATAGTACTCACCTCTCTAAACATGTACTCCCTTAATTAGTGGATTTGAGAAAACCCTTGATCAGG is a window encoding:
- the LOC127787985 gene encoding transcription factor bHLH106, with product MPIISEATCSKAEPYCSKYFPTNTSLTENVMMQPETCLQTTESFPFVAGNGVANVGMYGVQANYDFPPTHSLCTSPFYSRQEMPAGSTDIRLAQAQAPAQARAIAASKNHKEAERRRRERINSHLNKLRSLLSCNSKTDKASLLAKAVQRLKELKQQSSELADLEAIPSETDEISVQSHGRRSNDGRSLMKVSLSCEDRSDLIPELIETLRSLRMNPLRAEIATLGGRTRSVLIVAGESDDDDELSEFLREGLKSLLHRSPSSDLRDRNKRRRAFDCS